The DNA sequence ACCAAGTAAACTATATTGGAACGCAACAGTTCGGGACTATTTCACTAAAAACCGAAAGCAGAGTATGCTTGATGGTTTTACCGGGGGACAAAGACTGTCTACTGGTATGGAATTGTATGCCATGTTGAAGCATATGCTACTTGGTGACCCTGATAAGAGAGAAAGAGTAAGAAAGTATGAGCAATTCTTATCAGATAACTTTTTTGAAAACAGAGTAATCGCGTTGATCCCAAGAGAAGATGATGATATTATTCATATTCGCATTGGAGATGAGAAGCAACTACCCATACACGACTTGGGAGATGGACTCCAAACACTTATCATCTGCACATTCAACGCTTTTATGGAAACCGATCGTTGTCTGTTCTTTATTGAAGAGCCCGATACTTACATGCATCCGGGAATGCAAAGAGCCTTAATCAGAGCCCTTCAGTTTTGCCCTAAGCACCAATTCTTTCTTACAACCCATTCAAATCACTTCCTTGATATGACCATGGATTTCACGGATATATCTATATTTCAATTCAGAAAAACAGAAAGGGGACAGTCTCCAAAATTCGCGATCAAAGAAGTCTCTTCTCCAGACGCGAATATCCTTAGAGATCTCGGTGTCTTGAACTCCTCTGTGTTCTTAACAAACGCTACAGTGTGGGTTGAGGGAATCACTGATCGCATGTACATCAGAGCTTTCCTCCATAAATACCTGGTAGAGCTTAGAGTTACAAACAAAGAGGTCTTCGAACGGTTCTCTCTTGTTTTTGAGGATACTCATTATTCGTTTGTCGAGTACCAGGGTTCAACGCTTGAACACTGGACCTTTGATCCCGATAATGAGAACATACACAGAATCAAAGCAAACTATCTTTGTGGTAATGCAATTCTTATTGCAGATGGAGATATTACTAGTAAGAGAAGCGGGGAACGGGAGAAGTTCTACCGTGATTGCCTTGGCGAACAATTTATTGTGCTACCATGTAAAGAAATCGAAAATACAATTCCAGAAGAGGTAGTTAGAGCCGTAATAAGGAGCAAGTTCGAAGAGCATGGTGGTGATATATCGGATGTTAAGTATGGAGAATACTCCAGATTGAAGACCGATGGCCTAGGCAGATTCTTGGATAAGAGACTGAAGCTGAAGGACTCCGAGAGAGTCTTCTCCGAAGTATCAGGCACAATACGCAATAAACAGATATTCTGTAACCAAGCAGTGAGACTCATGGAAAGCCCTGATTTCGAATGGAATCTTCCAAAGTTATTAAGAGAGTTTTGCGAAAAGATTTTCACTTATATAGCTGAAATGAATGAGATGTAGCCAATTGCCTTTGATGCTGGATCATCTCGAAAAGGAGCCTTTAGTGAGCCTGCCCAAAACTGAAACCCGTCAGAAACTCATCAATGAGCAGCTCCATCTTGACGGTTGCAATCCTGACGACTCCTCCCAGATATGCAAGAAAAGCATGAGGTGATTGTACTCACCTTGTTATGCTCAATGAAAAATACTTGACCAGGATTAGAGTACGGATTATCAATGATGCATGATAAAATGCTTTCTGATCCTCTTTCTGTCTGCTATTCCTGCTCTCTGCGGAGAGTTGCGATTCGGTCCCC is a window from the Candidatus Aegiribacteria sp. genome containing:
- a CDS encoding ATP-binding protein gives rise to the protein MIVVDVRFFQPFRGDEMEGNYTLYKAFHLPDRDPFSSYSCENEEELSSFSQINLFIGPNNSGKSRFLRALFSEKPLPFSTTDYDAHTFTLIANEARSELSECFGPSVVSIGEIDRAFLDSVVINLPKYIDPESPIYDRIDEKLAIMSQVTSEQTLRTNTTMGSNATLAKNLSTMISQIGKQYVEKFSDLDFERLGDEAKFYIPILRGLRALPIEEEGIMVKGPSKLYWNATVRDYFTKNRKQSMLDGFTGGQRLSTGMELYAMLKHMLLGDPDKRERVRKYEQFLSDNFFENRVIALIPREDDDIIHIRIGDEKQLPIHDLGDGLQTLIICTFNAFMETDRCLFFIEEPDTYMHPGMQRALIRALQFCPKHQFFLTTHSNHFLDMTMDFTDISIFQFRKTERGQSPKFAIKEVSSPDANILRDLGVLNSSVFLTNATVWVEGITDRMYIRAFLHKYLVELRVTNKEVFERFSLVFEDTHYSFVEYQGSTLEHWTFDPDNENIHRIKANYLCGNAILIADGDITSKRSGEREKFYRDCLGEQFIVLPCKEIENTIPEEVVRAVIRSKFEEHGGDISDVKYGEYSRLKTDGLGRFLDKRLKLKDSERVFSEVSGTIRNKQIFCNQAVRLMESPDFEWNLPKLLREFCEKIFTYIAEMNEM